A genome region from Ignisphaera sp. includes the following:
- a CDS encoding ABC transporter ATP-binding protein: MSLLYVKNLYSGYGKIRVLFNVNVEVVEGSITAIIGPNGAGKTTLLNSIYGLADVYSGEVIFDKRNIVGLKPHQISALGIGYVPQSNNVFSSLTVYENLRLASTGLSKTEFVKKVNEVLEIFPKLKELLDRRAGTLSGGERRMLAIALALMKKPRLLLLDEITTDLAPIMVKRVLEKVVELKKMGITILLVEQYAHRALEIADRVYLLASGEIRFAGEPQELLSKKELLEIYLGVQKSFGEGSSQLS; encoded by the coding sequence TTGTCGCTATTATATGTTAAAAATCTGTACTCTGGTTATGGAAAGATAAGAGTTTTATTTAATGTGAATGTGGAAGTTGTAGAAGGATCCATAACAGCTATTATAGGCCCTAATGGTGCCGGCAAAACAACTCTTCTCAATAGCATATATGGTTTGGCTGATGTATACAGTGGTGAGGTTATATTCGATAAGCGTAACATTGTTGGCTTAAAGCCGCATCAGATCTCGGCGCTTGGAATAGGTTATGTTCCGCAATCAAATAATGTATTCTCCAGTTTGACAGTGTATGAGAATTTAAGATTGGCTTCAACTGGCTTATCCAAAACAGAGTTTGTTAAGAAAGTTAACGAGGTTTTGGAAATCTTTCCAAAACTAAAGGAGTTGCTGGACAGAAGAGCTGGTACACTGAGTGGTGGCGAGAGGAGGATGCTAGCCATAGCGCTAGCGTTAATGAAGAAGCCAAGACTTCTTCTATTAGATGAGATAACAACAGACTTGGCACCGATAATGGTTAAGAGAGTTTTGGAGAAGGTTGTCGAGCTAAAGAAAATGGGTATAACCATTCTACTTGTTGAACAATATGCACACAGAGCATTAGAGATAGCGGATAGGGTCTATCTACTCGCTAGCGGGGAGATAAGATTTGCTGGTGAGCCCCAGGAACTTCTAAGTAAGAAAGAACTTCTCGAGATCTATTTAGGAGTTCAAAAAAGTTTTGGAGAAGGTTCTAGCCAATTATCTTAA
- a CDS encoding ABC transporter ATP-binding protein, with the protein MAQTSLNGTILLTRNLTKRFGGVVALDSVSIDVKRNSITLLIGPNGAGKTTFINVCTGVLKPDHGKVVFDSIDITGWPPYKVYSIGFARTFQIPQPFRSLTVLDNVLVAMKSRGENPIRALFKRSWIREEKENIEKAFKILDLVGLDSFWDWEAYKLGAGQLKMLEVARALASGAKLLALDEPIGGTDPGYASRIFEGLSKIRSALDVSFIVIEHRIDIALKYADKVYVMDRGRIVANGAPSEILKNPKVAEIYLG; encoded by the coding sequence ATGGCTCAGACCAGCCTGAATGGAACAATATTGTTGACAAGAAACCTCACAAAGAGATTTGGTGGTGTTGTTGCATTAGATTCCGTGTCAATTGATGTGAAGAGAAATAGCATCACATTGTTGATAGGCCCTAATGGTGCCGGCAAAACAACGTTTATAAATGTTTGTACAGGTGTTTTGAAACCAGATCATGGAAAGGTTGTATTCGATTCGATAGACATCACAGGGTGGCCTCCTTACAAAGTTTATAGCATTGGATTTGCAAGAACATTTCAGATACCCCAGCCTTTCAGAAGCCTAACAGTTTTGGACAATGTTCTTGTGGCAATGAAGAGCAGAGGCGAGAATCCTATAAGGGCTTTATTTAAGAGGAGCTGGATCAGAGAAGAGAAAGAAAATATAGAGAAAGCGTTTAAAATACTAGACCTAGTTGGACTTGACTCCTTCTGGGATTGGGAGGCCTATAAGCTGGGGGCGGGACAGCTGAAAATGCTTGAGGTTGCAAGAGCTCTTGCATCTGGGGCAAAGCTTTTAGCACTCGATGAGCCAATTGGAGGCACAGACCCTGGCTATGCCTCAAGGATCTTCGAGGGACTGAGCAAGATTAGGAGTGCTTTAGATGTTTCGTTTATTGTCATAGAGCATAGAATAGATATTGCATTAAAGTATGCAGATAAAGTATATGTTATGGATAGAGGAAGAATAGTTGCTAATGGAGCCCCATCTGAGATTTTGAAGAATCCAAAGGTGGCAGAAATCTATCTAGGGTAA
- a CDS encoding branched-chain amino acid ABC transporter permease codes for MLTIVFTSIAYASILALGCAAITLWYASTRVFNFAHASLVSWGFYITYIFYKLFGLSPYLFMPIATIATGLIGIAIYVSVIRRLIRAKASEITLMMVTLGVDFILFAFLNMVIDYFANVYKWDIKNVNIVLTDPTILTVANTPIKGVHIVAPLTALLFLASIHMFLNKTNIGIAMRASIENPELASILGIDIDKVYTLAWMIGGALAGLSGGLLTMVMQGTSSIGSDLIVLYFAGSIVGGLQSILGGLFGGLLVGLSERLIPYYLSSIFPWIYSYRFAIPLVMLVATLLLYPKGLAGLVERRWR; via the coding sequence ATGCTGACAATAGTTTTTACATCGATAGCATATGCATCTATACTAGCCCTCGGCTGTGCTGCAATAACCTTGTGGTACGCATCTACACGCGTATTTAACTTTGCCCACGCCTCTCTAGTCAGCTGGGGGTTCTACATAACCTACATATTTTACAAATTGTTTGGCCTATCGCCGTATCTATTCATGCCCATAGCCACAATAGCGACCGGTTTGATCGGTATTGCCATATATGTGTCTGTAATAAGGAGGCTAATACGTGCCAAGGCATCCGAAATAACGTTGATGATGGTCACTTTAGGTGTTGATTTCATATTGTTTGCTTTTCTAAATATGGTCATAGACTATTTTGCAAATGTATACAAATGGGATATAAAGAATGTTAATATCGTTTTAACGGATCCTACAATACTCACCGTAGCTAACACACCTATAAAAGGAGTCCATATAGTGGCACCATTAACAGCTCTTCTCTTTCTAGCCTCCATTCACATGTTTTTGAATAAAACAAATATCGGAATAGCAATGAGAGCATCTATAGAGAACCCTGAGCTCGCATCAATCCTAGGTATAGATATCGATAAAGTATATACGCTAGCTTGGATGATAGGAGGAGCGCTAGCAGGCCTTTCAGGAGGGTTGCTGACCATGGTAATGCAAGGAACAAGCTCCATAGGCTCTGATCTAATTGTACTCTATTTTGCTGGGTCAATAGTTGGAGGTTTGCAAAGCATACTTGGCGGATTATTTGGAGGTCTTTTAGTCGGTTTGAGTGAGAGGCTCATCCCATACTATCTGTCATCCATTTTTCCATGGATCTACTCCTATAGATTTGCTATACCCCTAGTGATGCTTGTAGCCACACTGCTTTTGTATCCAAAAGGTCTCGCAGGACTGGTGGAGAGGAGATGGCGCTAG
- a CDS encoding branched-chain amino acid ABC transporter permease — protein MALETGLQYILLNIALNFGIYLILTLSLNIEVGFTGIPEFGRLTAALVGSIAVGAIIGRVAAALAGLPTGNEFISYNAPIITQVNAYLSSHAIISIALLILSILTAALLGALIGLLTALPAIRLKESYLGITLLSFGEILRTIMYNYPDVIGGTLGIAAPSFFGFTGSYENIISLSFIFLMALFCYFIAERISRSPLGRVMKAVRDSELASQVYGRDIMIVRVYAIMIGSAMAALAGALYSIYTKSVRADVFTRYSWTFLPWAYMMLGGVGNNLGVALGVLILSSARSIISVYKYEISQVIPVDPVWLEYILIGMVIILLTLFRPQGLLPEKPVATISKKELEKIRKGVLQPAKQ, from the coding sequence ATGGCGCTAGAGACAGGATTGCAATATATACTCTTGAATATAGCGCTAAACTTTGGCATATACCTCATATTGACGCTTAGTTTGAATATAGAGGTTGGGTTTACGGGGATCCCAGAATTTGGTAGGCTAACAGCGGCTTTAGTAGGCTCTATAGCTGTTGGCGCTATAATTGGAAGAGTTGCTGCTGCCTTGGCCGGCCTCCCCACAGGAAACGAATTCATAAGCTACAATGCCCCTATAATAACACAGGTAAATGCTTATTTATCTTCCCATGCAATTATTTCGATAGCCCTTCTAATACTATCAATATTGACAGCCGCCTTGCTAGGTGCTTTAATAGGTTTGCTCACAGCATTGCCGGCAATAAGACTGAAAGAATCTTATTTGGGTATAACACTACTATCTTTTGGCGAAATCCTTAGAACGATAATGTATAACTATCCAGATGTGATTGGGGGTACATTAGGCATAGCCGCTCCGTCATTCTTTGGCTTTACAGGATCCTATGAAAATATCATCTCATTGTCATTCATATTTTTGATGGCCTTGTTCTGCTATTTCATTGCTGAGAGGATAAGCAGATCGCCGTTGGGAAGGGTTATGAAGGCTGTTAGAGATTCTGAACTCGCTTCGCAGGTTTATGGAAGAGATATAATGATTGTTAGAGTATATGCAATTATGATAGGTTCGGCTATGGCGGCATTGGCCGGCGCTCTATACTCAATATATACAAAAAGTGTTAGAGCAGATGTGTTTACAAGATACAGCTGGACGTTCTTGCCGTGGGCATATATGATGCTTGGCGGGGTTGGAAACAATCTTGGTGTCGCCCTAGGAGTCTTAATACTGTCTAGTGCTAGGAGCATCATATCTGTATACAAATACGAGATTTCACAAGTAATCCCAGTTGACCCTGTCTGGCTAGAGTATATACTGATCGGCATGGTAATAATATTGCTGACACTGTTCAGACCCCAAGGTCTATTGCCAGAAAAGCCAGTAGCAACAATATCCAAAAAAGAACTTGAAAAGATTAGAAAAGGAGTTTTGCAACCTGCAAAGCAATAG
- a CDS encoding ACT domain-containing protein, with translation MPSISDVVADVVSSDPIIQQCMARGFINYSKLAKNIQPLVSQLLGKEVSTDSIKMALIRYSNKIGRETQIRRDVLEVLAKSSIEIRTDIVIITLKLHALSYVASLFSKVMTKARFVAIMQSVKTITIVLDNETANEYLPMLKSEDIVDIQRNQAAIVIVSPVEIMSTPGVLAYIANVLAQNNVNITHIESCYTDTIIIIAREELEKAFTVIMRHIDSARKRLNKESKHS, from the coding sequence ATGCCATCAATTTCAGATGTTGTTGCAGATGTAGTTTCAAGTGATCCTATAATTCAGCAGTGTATGGCAAGAGGCTTTATTAATTATAGCAAATTGGCGAAGAATATACAGCCACTGGTATCGCAATTGCTTGGAAAAGAGGTTTCTACAGACTCGATAAAAATGGCGCTGATAAGATATTCAAATAAAATTGGTAGAGAGACTCAAATTAGAAGAGATGTGTTAGAGGTTTTAGCAAAGTCCTCTATCGAGATAAGAACAGATATAGTTATCATAACATTGAAGTTGCATGCCCTTAGCTATGTAGCAAGCCTTTTCAGCAAGGTTATGACCAAGGCAAGGTTTGTAGCTATAATGCAAAGTGTTAAAACAATAACCATTGTACTCGACAACGAGACCGCCAACGAGTATCTACCTATGTTGAAAAGCGAGGATATAGTTGATATCCAGAGAAACCAGGCGGCAATAGTTATTGTAAGTCCTGTTGAGATTATGAGTACGCCAGGTGTCTTAGCTTACATCGCAAATGTTTTGGCTCAAAACAATGTGAACATCACACATATAGAGTCTTGCTACACAGACACAATAATTATTATCGCTAGAGAGGAACTAGAAAAGGCATTTACAGTTATAATGAGGCATATAGATAGTGCTAGAAAGAGGTTGAATAAAGAGTCTAAACATTCTTAG
- a CDS encoding argininosuccinate synthase, with amino-acid sequence MKVVLAYSGGLDTSTILVLLRKKYNADVVTVTVDVGQEDDMKGVEERAYELGAIKHYTIDAKKEFVEEYVFNAIKANALYEGKYPLGTALARPLIAKKIAEIAIEENADAVAHGCTGKGNDQVRFDITLKAFLKPNIKIMAPVRELKLTRSMNIKILNEYGYSVSETHKKYSVDENLWSRSIEGGELDNPYQEPPEDAFAWTVPPEKAPDKPAYITIEFDEGIPVKVDGEKMNPVDMIKYLNKLLGSHGFGRIDLIESRVVGLKSREVYEAPAALALIESHQDLERMVLTPKELRFKRLVDEMWSDLVYQGLWIDPMKKHLDSVINSMNKYVSGTVRLKVFKGNLAVVGRDSPFSLYSREVIDYNTGWYPTDEEARGFITIHGLYALTALKVRNSK; translated from the coding sequence ATGAAGGTAGTGCTAGCCTACTCAGGTGGATTAGATACCTCAACAATCCTTGTGCTATTGAGAAAAAAATACAATGCTGATGTAGTTACAGTAACTGTTGATGTTGGTCAAGAGGATGATATGAAAGGTGTAGAGGAGAGAGCATATGAGCTTGGGGCAATCAAACACTATACGATAGATGCTAAGAAAGAATTTGTAGAGGAGTATGTATTCAATGCGATTAAGGCTAATGCTCTCTACGAGGGTAAATACCCACTTGGAACAGCATTAGCAAGACCATTAATAGCGAAGAAAATTGCAGAGATAGCTATAGAAGAAAACGCTGATGCTGTTGCCCATGGATGTACAGGCAAGGGCAATGACCAGGTCAGATTTGATATCACATTGAAGGCTTTTCTAAAGCCGAATATAAAGATAATGGCTCCTGTAAGAGAATTGAAGCTTACGAGAAGCATGAACATAAAAATTTTGAATGAATATGGCTACAGCGTATCCGAGACACATAAAAAGTATAGTGTAGATGAGAACCTCTGGTCAAGGAGTATAGAGGGGGGAGAACTAGATAACCCATACCAAGAGCCGCCCGAAGATGCATTTGCGTGGACGGTACCCCCTGAAAAGGCACCTGACAAGCCAGCATATATAACAATAGAGTTTGATGAGGGAATCCCAGTAAAGGTAGATGGAGAGAAAATGAATCCTGTTGATATGATAAAATATCTAAACAAGCTACTTGGCTCACATGGATTTGGAAGAATAGATTTAATAGAGAGTAGAGTTGTTGGTTTAAAGAGCAGAGAAGTGTATGAGGCGCCAGCAGCACTAGCATTGATAGAGAGCCACCAAGACTTAGAGAGAATGGTTCTAACACCAAAGGAGCTGAGATTCAAGAGACTTGTCGACGAAATGTGGAGTGACCTTGTATACCAAGGCCTTTGGATAGATCCCATGAAAAAACATCTAGATTCTGTCATAAATTCGATGAATAAATACGTTAGTGGAACCGTCAGACTAAAGGTATTTAAAGGCAACCTCGCAGTAGTCGGCAGAGATAGCCCATTCTCTCTATACTCAAGAGAGGTCATAGACTATAACACTGGATGGTATCCAACAGATGAGGAAGCGAGAGGGTTCATAACAATTCATGGACTATACGCATTAACTGCTCTCAAGGTTAGAAACTCTAAATGA
- a CDS encoding lyase family protein has translation MTLRYRIFIGQTKDFIEKYFSSLENDRKIVKYIIMVMLAHVKTLMRQGIIPTSHGEEIVRILKDLAKSDGEQLYKWIEQSKASYEDAFEALEAYLYEFAEADAGYIAIGRSRNDHIATVLRMYLRDSIIEILNMLLDVRESLLRKATELRNVIIPFFTHGQVAQCGSASTYFISYEHTLANIWKLLYQGLDLLRENPLGSGAASGSVINLDRESVGAMLCLDSSPIPPYYSTGSRLFILHYLNTLSLLMLELSRLAEDMIFLNSLISNALKVPVEHIATSSIMPHKRNLVTMEIVRANAAKVCGLAFGAQSIYKGLPYGYNLDFQEINNVVMQSIDIVQKTLNIIKDFINGLSIDENLVQKFIEDKPCWSSDLVEYVALASGRPAREVYLNLAKLFKDCGSIDSVCISKVLSHFNLTFENIWNMIKNKPVEINIKKMLEDAWTRLERDRSNIKNVSLAIEKCTSILLS, from the coding sequence ATGACTCTTCGATACAGAATTTTCATTGGCCAAACCAAAGACTTTATTGAGAAGTATTTTTCTAGTTTAGAAAATGACAGAAAAATCGTTAAATATATAATCATGGTCATGTTAGCCCATGTAAAAACGCTAATGAGGCAAGGTATAATCCCTACGAGCCATGGCGAAGAGATTGTTAGAATATTAAAGGACTTGGCAAAATCTGATGGAGAACAGTTATACAAATGGATTGAACAGTCAAAAGCTTCGTATGAAGATGCCTTTGAGGCTCTTGAAGCATATCTCTACGAATTTGCGGAGGCTGACGCCGGTTACATAGCTATTGGTAGAAGCCGAAACGACCATATTGCAACTGTTCTAAGAATGTATTTGAGAGATTCCATAATTGAGATCCTCAATATGCTTTTAGATGTTAGAGAGTCTCTACTACGTAAAGCGACGGAGCTAAGAAATGTTATAATACCTTTCTTTACCCATGGACAGGTCGCGCAGTGTGGTTCGGCCTCCACATACTTCATATCTTATGAACATACCCTTGCCAATATCTGGAAACTTCTTTACCAAGGTCTAGATCTGTTGAGAGAAAACCCACTTGGCTCTGGCGCTGCCAGTGGGAGTGTCATAAACCTAGATAGGGAAAGTGTTGGAGCTATGCTTTGTCTCGATTCTTCCCCGATTCCGCCATATTATTCAACTGGTTCAAGGCTTTTTATACTCCATTATCTAAACACACTATCGCTTCTAATGCTTGAGTTAAGTAGGTTAGCAGAGGATATGATATTTCTAAATAGTCTTATATCAAATGCGTTGAAGGTTCCAGTTGAACATATTGCAACTAGTAGCATTATGCCCCACAAAAGAAATCTCGTTACAATGGAAATTGTGAGAGCTAACGCAGCAAAAGTTTGTGGTCTGGCATTTGGAGCGCAGTCGATATATAAGGGTCTTCCCTATGGCTATAACCTAGACTTTCAAGAAATAAATAATGTGGTGATGCAGTCTATCGACATTGTTCAAAAAACATTGAATATTATCAAAGATTTTATAAATGGTTTATCCATCGATGAAAACCTTGTTCAAAAGTTTATCGAGGACAAACCCTGTTGGAGCAGTGATCTAGTTGAATACGTTGCCCTAGCCAGCGGGAGACCGGCACGAGAGGTTTATTTGAATCTCGCTAAATTGTTTAAAGATTGTGGATCAATAGATTCTGTATGCATATCAAAAGTTCTATCACATTTCAACTTAACGTTCGAAAATATTTGGAACATGATTAAGAATAAACCTGTGGAAATAAACATAAAGAAAATGCTTGAAGATGCTTGGACAAGACTTGAAAGAGACAGAAGTAACATTAAGAATGTTTCACTAGCAATTGAGAAGTGTACCTCAATACTTTTAAGCTAA
- the carA gene encoding glutamine-hydrolyzing carbamoyl-phosphate synthase small subunit gives MRIKTIKHLKCDTGLRSRLLLENGDAVEGCGFGAEGTRVGEVVFSTSMTGYVEALTDPSYAGQILLWTHPMVGCYGVPTKAHSYCGVPLNYESDRIQVEGFIVSELPPPNHYLSIYDLHTWLLKSDVPGMYKVDTRALVKEIREQGVMMGVIATFPESEEVSWEELEKKLKTAERYDTKNFAYVVSPKTVIEYEPLTKPVAKIAVLDCGLKYGILRWLLRYGFKVVRYPCWSKADELLDNADGIVVSNGPGNPAILVDQIRTVREIVESGKPVLGICLGLQLISLSLGAKIYKLRYGHRGPNKGVVDVLTGKSYITTQNHGYAVDEKSLEESDLILWFKNIDDKSVEGVIHKKLPVIATQFHPEGGPGPHDTTWVFEKFKKMVLNHGGG, from the coding sequence TTGCGGATTAAGACAATTAAGCATCTGAAATGCGATACAGGACTACGTAGCCGTTTGCTACTTGAAAATGGTGATGCTGTAGAAGGATGTGGCTTTGGCGCTGAAGGAACTAGAGTAGGAGAGGTCGTATTTTCAACAAGCATGACAGGTTATGTAGAGGCTTTGACCGATCCTAGCTATGCTGGGCAAATCCTTCTGTGGACACATCCAATGGTTGGATGCTATGGAGTTCCAACAAAAGCGCATAGCTACTGTGGTGTTCCGCTAAACTATGAATCTGATAGAATACAGGTTGAGGGGTTCATAGTCTCTGAATTGCCTCCGCCAAACCACTATCTAAGCATATACGATTTACATACATGGCTTTTGAAGAGCGATGTCCCTGGCATGTACAAAGTTGATACAAGAGCCTTGGTTAAGGAGATTAGAGAACAGGGTGTTATGATGGGTGTTATAGCAACTTTCCCAGAGAGCGAAGAGGTTTCGTGGGAGGAACTAGAAAAGAAACTGAAAACGGCTGAGAGATACGACACCAAGAACTTTGCCTATGTTGTCTCACCCAAAACAGTAATTGAGTATGAGCCTCTGACTAAACCTGTGGCAAAGATAGCTGTTCTTGACTGTGGCTTAAAATATGGCATTTTGAGATGGCTGCTAAGATATGGCTTCAAGGTTGTTAGGTATCCATGCTGGTCCAAGGCAGACGAATTACTTGACAATGCTGATGGAATTGTTGTCAGTAATGGCCCTGGAAACCCAGCTATTCTAGTTGATCAGATCAGAACTGTTAGAGAAATTGTTGAATCTGGTAAGCCAGTTCTTGGAATATGCCTTGGCCTTCAGCTCATATCCTTATCACTCGGAGCTAAGATATATAAGCTTAGATATGGTCATAGAGGACCGAACAAAGGCGTTGTTGACGTACTAACTGGCAAAAGCTACATAACTACACAGAACCATGGTTATGCAGTTGACGAGAAGAGCTTAGAAGAGTCAGATTTGATCCTATGGTTCAAGAATATAGATGACAAGTCAGTTGAAGGAGTCATACACAAGAAGTTGCCTGTAATTGCAACACAGTTTCATCCAGAGGGTGGCCCAGGGCCCCATGACACTACATGGGTTTTTGAAAAATTCAAAAAGATGGTGTTGAATCATGGAGGCGGCTAA